The following proteins are encoded in a genomic region of Thunnus maccoyii chromosome 8, fThuMac1.1, whole genome shotgun sequence:
- the zbtb3 gene encoding zinc finger and BTB domain-containing protein 3 has protein sequence MEFPQHSQQLLSALRSQRQRGFLCDCTVLVGSSRFLAHRAVLASCSPFFHMFYSDSPGSNGANGTSSSVTLDSDIVTAAAFSLLLDFVYEGVLQLEESPPVEDILAAASFLHMNEVVRVCKRRLQRRGPVAEADSTRSEEGTGARKAVEIGRGSGGDGGAEPVMAADHLNPVAMAAPLSSVTVMTERSLLESVKSERRNGGGSSETRVQTPLSPDLADTTQPGMDGPPLPPGGELLQGHTAHQSAPASGGHARLGTGSQGEGSALCSPCSTTETYSHSSNQLPSSSSLVPVSQAGSRSAVALLQSESSLCPSPHQDTSRLPSNNDSVGKPSETDRRGTSSEEQQMVMLIHASALSSHLQTNPTQLPPQRSHPQIQIQNAVSLQRRSPNLHSASQTLTRPGRETGVSPTLRDGRSHPLMGRVRTEEYEGENVKVKVEAIVISDEELEEEKDGGRESDPVMEVDNDFDDDMQEEELSSPQHLSSRTQALLQMSAHSNDYSFPLSPSSSSSGAGPSSQDTSSFSASLIPPSTAQQHSDAPAYFQEFQDTMGNFVEDVPTCGVCGKTFSCTYTLRRHAIVHTRERPYECRYCYRSYTQSGDLYRHIRKAHDHTLPAKRSKADVEHTLPLQPPPPPPLS, from the exons ATGGAGTTCCCACAGCATTcccagcagctgctgtcagctcTGCGTTCCCAGCGCCAGCGGGGCTTCCTGTGTGACTGCACCGTCCTGGTGGGCTCATCCCGTTTCTTGGCTCACCGGGCTGTTTTGGCCTCCTGCTCGCCTTTCTTCCATATGTTCTACTCAGATTCTCCAGGCAGCAATGGTGCAAATGGCACCAGCAGCTCTGTCACACTCGACAGCGACATTGTCACGGCTGCTGCGTTCAGCTTGCTCTTGGACTTTGTGTATGAGGGCGTGCTGCAGCTGGAGGAGTCACCACCAGTGGAGGACATATTGGCAGCGGCAAGCTTCCTGCACATGAACGAGGTGGTGAGAGTGTGCAAGAGGCGACTTCAGAGACGAGGGCCTGTGGCCGAGGCAGACAGCACTCGCTCTGAAGAGGGCACTGGTGCAAGGAAGGCAGTAGAGATTGGGAGGGGAAGTGGGGGGGATGGTGGAGCTGAGCCTGTGATGGCAGCAGATCACTTGAATCCCGTCGCCATGGCAGCGCCTCTCTCATCAGTAACCGTGATGACAGAGaggagtctgttggagtctgtgaAGTCTGAGCGCAGAAATGGCGGCGGTTCATCAGAGACACGAGTTCAGACCCCTCTGAGCCCTGACCTCGCTGATACCACCCAGCCAGGCATGGACGGCCCTCCTCTGCCCCCAGGTGGAGAGTTGTTGCAGGGCCACACCGCACACCAGTCTGCCCCGGCCTCTGGAGGTCACGCCAGGTTGGGGACTGGCAGTCAGGGTGAAGGGTCAGCACTCTGCAGCCCCTGTAGCACCACTGAGACGTACAG TCACAGCAGTAACCAGctgccctcctcttcctccctggTCCCAGTGAGCCAGGCTGGTAGTCGGTCAGCGGTCGCCCTTCTCCAATCTGAATCCAGCCTTTGCCCCAGCCCCCATCAGGACACATCCCGACTTCCCAGTAACAATGACTCTGTTGGAAAACCCTCAGAGACTGACCGCAGAGGTACATCAAGTGAAGAACAACAGATGGTTATGTTGATCCACGCATCAGCGCTATCCTCACACTTGCAAACCAACCCGACACAATTGCCACCGCAGCGCTCACACCCCCAGATCCAAATCCAGAACGCTGTATCACTCCAACGCCGAAGCCCAAACCTTCACTCTGCTTCCCAGACACTCACAAGGCCTGGAAGGGAGACGGGAGTTTCACCCACACTTAGGGATGGAAGATCTCACCCTCTTATGGGCAGAGTGAGGACGGAGGAGTATGAGGGAGAGAATGTGAAAGTCAAAGTGGAGGCCATTGTTATATCTGATGAAGAGctagaggaggaaaaagatggaggcagagagagcgaCCCGGTGATGGAAGTGGACAATGACTTTGACGATGACATGCAGGAAGAGGAGCTGAGCAGCCCTCAGCATCTCTCCTCCCGCACCCAGGCCCTCTTACAAATGTCCGCCCATTCCAATGACTACTCCTTCCCTCTCtcgccttcctcctcctcctccggtGCCGGCCCTTCCTCCCAGGACActtcctccttctctgcctCCCTCATTCCTCCATCCACAGCCCAGCAGCATTCGGACGCTCCTGCCTACTTTCAGGAATTCCAGGACACCATGGGGAACTTTGTAGAGGATGTCCCGACGTGCGGCGTCTGTGGAAAGACTTTCTCATGCACATACACGCTAAGACGGCATGCCATCGTGCACACAAGAGAGCGCCCCTACGAGTGCCGCTACTGCTACCGGAGCTACACACAGTCAGGCGACCTGTATCGACACATTCGTAAAGCTCACGACCACACCCTGCCGGCCAAACGCAGCAAGGCAGATGTGGAGCACACCCTGCCActacaaccaccaccaccaccacctcttagctaa
- the LOC121901963 gene encoding seipin-like isoform X3: MDRTSHLRPEDGEELTVLIGRALLRLQDAVAMVMSRARQRAVQGFVVFSVVLLLLWVAAFLYGSFYYSYMPKAAYSTSVHYYYRTDCESQGSFRCSYPVANISLMRNKKHVLTFGQAYRISLQLEMPDSPANHDLGMFMIKTTCFSQDGGQVASSARSARQLLSASSSRFSMLRYRSDLLRTIGTLLFLPAFLTGATEQKQTLEVELFSDYTDDPYAPSTAAVIEILSNKVQIYSSQFYVHAHFTGIRYFLFYYPVLSALVGVSSNFIFLSVLFILSYLRLLLKVEWRPEQLRTDGLPSEREKNTDNSRGENEEDAAVLPSCWVPSR, from the exons ATGGATCGAACAAGCCATCTGCGCCCAGAAGATGGTGAAGAACTGACAGTCCTCATTGGTCGGGCACTGCTGAGGCTCCAGGATGCTGTCGCCATGGTGATGTCACGTGCCCGTCAGAGAGCTGTACAGGGTTTTGTTGTGTTCTCTGTtgtgctgctgctcctctgggTTGCCGCCTTTTTATATGGGAGCTTCTACTACTCTTACATGCCCAAGGCAGCTTATTCCACTTCTGTGCACTATTACTACAG GACAGACTGTGAATCTCAAGGCTCCTTTAGGTGCTCTTATCCTGTGGCCAACATCTCTCTGATGAGAAACAAGAAACAT GTGTTGACATTCGGCCAGGCCTATCGGATCTCTCTGCAGCTGGAGATGCCTGATTCTCCGGCCAATCATGATCTAGGGATGTTCATGATTAAGACAACCTGTTTCTCTCAGGATGGGGGGCAAGTTGCCTCCTCTGCTCGCTCT gCAAGACAACTGCTGTCCGCCTCCAGCTCTCGCTTT AGTATGCTGCGATACCGTTCAGACCTGCTGAGGACCATTGGAACGCTACTCTTCCTCCCGGCATTCTTGACCGGAGCCACTGAGCAGAAACAAACACTGGAGGTGGAGCTCTTCTCAGACTACACAGACGATCCT TATGCCCCCTCAACCGCAGCCGTCATTGAGATCCTGTCTAACAAGGTGCAGATCTACTCATCTCAGTTCTACGTTCACGCTCATTTCACTGGTATAAG ATACTTCCTGTTCTACTACCCTGTCCTATCAGCCCTGGTGGGCGTGTCAAGTAACTTCATCTTCCTCAGTGTCCTCTTCATCCTCAGCTACTTGAGGCTTCTGTTGAAAGTGGAGTGGAGGCCAGAGCAG CTCAGAACAGATGGACTGCCATcggagagggagaaaaacacagacaacagcCGGGGAGAGAACGAAGAAGATGCTGCT GTACTGCCGAGCTGCTGGGTCCCCTCCAGATAA
- the LOC121902335 gene encoding uncharacterized protein LOC121902335 — MDTTDDHCMEDVKKEREVDNDFSARLSDETHQHLSISEGPSSSCKRVRVKSRPKLLSTKSFPPYSQCIGGLGEDRDWDNELDSESHIDHQPYLRHEEAQGTERREDIELVPTCASDELRAKWRMRRKERLGGSYDIDAEGWARGRWSGKRRVEETAIERERDDQEREGEGKHWRRRNPNAETERNEEEDKERNSSVVSEIEGESEWSGETLGEHSEELMELPELREGSTSHQRSTPHPILSKLLQSSSSTSSCASINFSSAESDDVFTEGEDAGSKRKAFRKCRSWKTYLTMMHWSLRRQSSWVQLAGHQE; from the exons ATGGACACTACGGATGATCACTGCATGGAGgatgtgaagaaagaaagagaggtggATAATGACTTTTCTGCCAGACTATCAGATGAGACGCACCAGCATCTGTCGATCAGTGAAGGGCCTTCCAGCAGTTGCAAGAGGGTCAGAGTGAAATCCAGACCCAAGCTCCTGTCAACAAAAAGTTTCCCCCCTTACAGTCAGTGTATAGGTGGACTcggagaggacagagactggGACAATGAGCTTGATTCAGAGTCACACATTGATCACCAGCCCTATCTCAGACATGAAGAGGCTCAAGGCACAGAAAGACGAGAAGACATAGAGCTAGTTCCGACTTGTGCAAGTGATGAACTGAGGGCAAaatggaggatgaggaggaaggagaggctGGGGGGCAGCTATGACATTGATGCAGAAGGATGGGCGAGAGGAAGATGGAGCGGGAAAAGAAGAGTGGAGGAGACTGCAATAGAGAGGGAGCGTGATGACCAGGAGAGGGAAGGCGAAGGGAAACACTGGAGACGTAGAAACCCAAAcgctgagacagagagaaatgaagaagaGGATAAAGAGAGGAACAGCTCTGTTGTTTCCGAaatagagggagagagcgaATGGAGTGGAGAGACCCTAGGAGAGCATAGTGAGGAGCTTATGGAGCTGCCAGAATTGAGAGAGGGCTCCACATCACATCAGCGGTCCACACCACATCCGATCCTCTCCAAGCTTTTGCaatcttcctcctccacctcctcctgtgcCTCCATCAACTTCTCCTCGGCAGAGAGCGATGACGTCTTCACTGAAGGAGAGGATGCTGGCTCCAAGAGGAAGGCATTCAGGAAG TGTCGTTCCTGGAAAACCTACCTGACCATGATGCACTGGTCGCTGCGGCGACAGAGTTCCTGGGTCCAGCTGGCCGGACACcaag AATAG
- the rnaseh2c gene encoding ribonuclease H2 subunit C yields the protein MTCNSSVTRVNVSSVGQALRAPVHLMPCEIEHNGPAQVSQYLTATTKDRKYEKTVSFRGRGLKGQELSCPQGYTGLVLKEINKTGSDQEDRTVRVSSVFDKVTYWNLETAPNSDDTVVMAMDWPELAEAIHGPVED from the exons ATGACCTGTAACAGCAGTGTGACTCGTGTTAATGTGTCATCGGTGGGTCAGGCACTTCGAGCACCAGTCCACCTAATGCCCTGTGAGATTGAACACAATGGACCAGCCCAAGTCTCACAATACCTCACTGCTACCACCAAAGACCGCAAATATG AGAAAACGGTGTCATTCAGGGGGCGTGGGCTGAAGGGGCAGGAGCTCAGCTGTCCACAGGGCTACACCGGCCTGGTGCTCAAGGAGATCAACAAGACCGGCTCTGACCAGGAG gacAGGACAGTGAGGGTGTCCTCTGTGTTTGACAAGGTGACCTACTGGAACCTGGAAACGGCTCCCAATTCAGACGATACAGTTGTCATGGCGATGGACTGGCCTGAGCTGGCTGAGGCG ATTCACGGGCCAGTAGAAGACTGA
- the LOC121901963 gene encoding seipin-like isoform X1, producing MDRTSHLRPEDGEELTVLIGRALLRLQDAVAMVMSRARQRAVQGFVVFSVVLLLLWVAAFLYGSFYYSYMPKAAYSTSVHYYYRTDCESQGSFRCSYPVANISLMRNKKHVLTFGQAYRISLQLEMPDSPANHDLGMFMIKTTCFSQDGGQVASSARSARQLLSASSSRFSMLRYRSDLLRTIGTLLFLPAFLTGATEQKQTLEVELFSDYTDDPYAPSTAAVIEILSNKVQIYSSQFYVHAHFTGIRYFLFYYPVLSALVGVSSNFIFLSVLFILSYLRLLLKVEWRPEQLRTDGLPSEREKNTDNSRGENEEDAAASTAELLGPLQITPTKRSQERRHIRFGDGTEQQNRHTLGQSGINESEAA from the exons ATGGATCGAACAAGCCATCTGCGCCCAGAAGATGGTGAAGAACTGACAGTCCTCATTGGTCGGGCACTGCTGAGGCTCCAGGATGCTGTCGCCATGGTGATGTCACGTGCCCGTCAGAGAGCTGTACAGGGTTTTGTTGTGTTCTCTGTtgtgctgctgctcctctgggTTGCCGCCTTTTTATATGGGAGCTTCTACTACTCTTACATGCCCAAGGCAGCTTATTCCACTTCTGTGCACTATTACTACAG GACAGACTGTGAATCTCAAGGCTCCTTTAGGTGCTCTTATCCTGTGGCCAACATCTCTCTGATGAGAAACAAGAAACAT GTGTTGACATTCGGCCAGGCCTATCGGATCTCTCTGCAGCTGGAGATGCCTGATTCTCCGGCCAATCATGATCTAGGGATGTTCATGATTAAGACAACCTGTTTCTCTCAGGATGGGGGGCAAGTTGCCTCCTCTGCTCGCTCT gCAAGACAACTGCTGTCCGCCTCCAGCTCTCGCTTT AGTATGCTGCGATACCGTTCAGACCTGCTGAGGACCATTGGAACGCTACTCTTCCTCCCGGCATTCTTGACCGGAGCCACTGAGCAGAAACAAACACTGGAGGTGGAGCTCTTCTCAGACTACACAGACGATCCT TATGCCCCCTCAACCGCAGCCGTCATTGAGATCCTGTCTAACAAGGTGCAGATCTACTCATCTCAGTTCTACGTTCACGCTCATTTCACTGGTATAAG ATACTTCCTGTTCTACTACCCTGTCCTATCAGCCCTGGTGGGCGTGTCAAGTAACTTCATCTTCCTCAGTGTCCTCTTCATCCTCAGCTACTTGAGGCTTCTGTTGAAAGTGGAGTGGAGGCCAGAGCAG CTCAGAACAGATGGACTGCCATcggagagggagaaaaacacagacaacagcCGGGGAGAGAACGAAGAAGATGCTGCTGCAa GTACTGCCGAGCTGCTGGGTCCCCTCCAGATAACCCCCACAAAAAGGAGCCAGGAGAGACGCCACATTCGCTTTGGTGACGgcacagagcagcagaacagacacacactcgGTCAGAGTGGAATAAATGAGTCAGAGGCAGCCTGA
- the LOC121901963 gene encoding seipin-like isoform X2 — protein sequence MDRTSHLRPEDGEELTVLIGRALLRLQDAVAMVMSRARQRAVQGFVVFSVVLLLLWVAAFLYGSFYYSYMPKAAYSTSVHYYYRTDCESQGSFRCSYPVANISLMRNKKHVLTFGQAYRISLQLEMPDSPANHDLGMFMIKTTCFSQDGGQVASSARSSMLRYRSDLLRTIGTLLFLPAFLTGATEQKQTLEVELFSDYTDDPYAPSTAAVIEILSNKVQIYSSQFYVHAHFTGIRYFLFYYPVLSALVGVSSNFIFLSVLFILSYLRLLLKVEWRPEQLRTDGLPSEREKNTDNSRGENEEDAAASTAELLGPLQITPTKRSQERRHIRFGDGTEQQNRHTLGQSGINESEAA from the exons ATGGATCGAACAAGCCATCTGCGCCCAGAAGATGGTGAAGAACTGACAGTCCTCATTGGTCGGGCACTGCTGAGGCTCCAGGATGCTGTCGCCATGGTGATGTCACGTGCCCGTCAGAGAGCTGTACAGGGTTTTGTTGTGTTCTCTGTtgtgctgctgctcctctgggTTGCCGCCTTTTTATATGGGAGCTTCTACTACTCTTACATGCCCAAGGCAGCTTATTCCACTTCTGTGCACTATTACTACAG GACAGACTGTGAATCTCAAGGCTCCTTTAGGTGCTCTTATCCTGTGGCCAACATCTCTCTGATGAGAAACAAGAAACAT GTGTTGACATTCGGCCAGGCCTATCGGATCTCTCTGCAGCTGGAGATGCCTGATTCTCCGGCCAATCATGATCTAGGGATGTTCATGATTAAGACAACCTGTTTCTCTCAGGATGGGGGGCAAGTTGCCTCCTCTGCTCGCTCT AGTATGCTGCGATACCGTTCAGACCTGCTGAGGACCATTGGAACGCTACTCTTCCTCCCGGCATTCTTGACCGGAGCCACTGAGCAGAAACAAACACTGGAGGTGGAGCTCTTCTCAGACTACACAGACGATCCT TATGCCCCCTCAACCGCAGCCGTCATTGAGATCCTGTCTAACAAGGTGCAGATCTACTCATCTCAGTTCTACGTTCACGCTCATTTCACTGGTATAAG ATACTTCCTGTTCTACTACCCTGTCCTATCAGCCCTGGTGGGCGTGTCAAGTAACTTCATCTTCCTCAGTGTCCTCTTCATCCTCAGCTACTTGAGGCTTCTGTTGAAAGTGGAGTGGAGGCCAGAGCAG CTCAGAACAGATGGACTGCCATcggagagggagaaaaacacagacaacagcCGGGGAGAGAACGAAGAAGATGCTGCTGCAa GTACTGCCGAGCTGCTGGGTCCCCTCCAGATAACCCCCACAAAAAGGAGCCAGGAGAGACGCCACATTCGCTTTGGTGACGgcacagagcagcagaacagacacacactcgGTCAGAGTGGAATAAATGAGTCAGAGGCAGCCTGA
- the LOC121902336 gene encoding inositol-trisphosphate 3-kinase B-like, with amino-acid sequence MILTSDNIHSLPSCFTELSLSSGNLQLSEGGEVLKLYSEVEAKCLDSLMRDPLRPFVPQYHGLITRGEHSYIRLEDLLSGLRRPVIMDCKMGVRTYQEEELTKARTKATLRSDMYQKMIKVDPSAPSAEEHAQKGVTKWRYLQWRDTTSSTSTLGFRIEGIMMEDGSVQRDFRKILSLAQLTEALLYFTKSQLDILKAYHSRLLALNHALKNSPFFRTHEVIGSSLLFVHDHSSKANVWMIDFGKTNPMPDTSELRHNVPWAEGNREDGYLIGLTSLITSLGQAISVASWQQENSSEEETSVN; translated from the exons ATGATCCTGACATCAGATAATATCCACAGTCTGCCTTCTTGCTTTACTGAACTAAGTCTGTCATCAGGTAACTTGCAGCTGAGCGAGGGAGGGGAAGTGCTGAAACTGTACAGTGAAGTGGAGGCCAAGTGTCTGGACTCCCTGATGAGAGACCCGCTGAGACCTTTTGTCCCGCAGTACCACGGTTTAATCACCAGGGGGGAACACTCCTACATCCGCCTGGAAGACCTGCTGAGTGGCCTCAGGAGACCTGTTATCATGGACTGCAAGATGGGAGTCAG AACCTACCAAGAGGAGGAACTGACAAAAGCACGGACCAAAGCCACCCTGCGGAGTGACATGTACCAGAAGATGATTAAAGTAGACCCATCAGCTCCGTCAGCAGAGGAACACGCACAGAAAGGAGTGACCAAGTGGCGTTACCTTCAGTGGAGGGATACGACCAGTTCAACGTCCACGCTGGGCTTCCGGATTGAGGGCATCATG ATGGAGGACGGCAGTGTCCAACGAGACTTCAGGAAAATTCTGTCCTTAGCTCAGCTCACGGAGGCCCTGCTCTACTTCACCAAGAGTCAGCTGGACATCCTG AAAGCGTACCACTCCAGACTCCTGGCCTTGAATCACGCACTGAAGAATTCACCATTTTTCAGAACCCATGAG GTGATTGGCAGCTCGCTTCTCTTTGTCCACGACCACAGCAGCAAGGCCAATGTGTGGATGATAGACTTTGGAAAGACAAACCCTATGCCTGACACAAGCGAGCTCCGACACAATGTCCCATGGGCCGAGGGGAACAGAGAGGACGGCTACCTCATCGGTCTGACCTCCCTCATCACCTCTCTGGGCCAGGCCATCAGTGTGGCCTCCTGGCAGCAGGAGAACAGCTCTGAAGAAGAAACGAGTGTTAATTGA